In Afipia sp. GAS231, a single window of DNA contains:
- a CDS encoding glycosyltransferase family 9 protein: MKALTPLFDVVAQFVSLQKNVRESDLAILRQRSDILDAAPELDSFADTATLIQRLDLVISVDTSVAHLAGALGKPVWILLPYVPDYRWLLDRDDSPWYPTARLFRQTATRNYADVLDRMRADLSEWIAGRR; this comes from the coding sequence TTGAAAGCGTTGACGCCGCTGTTCGATGTCGTAGCGCAGTTCGTTAGCCTCCAGAAGAACGTGCGCGAAAGCGACCTTGCGATCCTCCGCCAGCGCAGCGACATCCTTGATGCGGCCCCCGAGCTCGATAGCTTTGCCGACACGGCGACGCTGATCCAGCGATTGGATTTGGTAATCTCGGTCGACACCAGCGTCGCGCATCTCGCAGGTGCGCTGGGCAAGCCGGTTTGGATCCTCCTTCCTTATGTTCCGGACTATCGATGGTTGCTCGACCGCGACGATAGTCCGTGGTACCCGACCGCGCGATTGTTCAGGCAAACTGCAACCCGCAACTATGCCGACGTGCTTGACCGCATGCGGGCTGATTTGAGCGAGTGGATTGCCGGACGGCGGTGA